The Argonema galeatum A003/A1 DNA window ATTCGATATGCCCCAGACTACCATTTCCGATCGCGTAAATGGCATACAAGCTCTAGCCTGGGGAGCCCATGCGCCGATGATCGATCGCGCATCTGAACCCAAAGGACTACTTTCTGAATTGATCGAGAAATACGGAGACCACCCAGCCGATACATTTCACCATAACGATCGCTCAGATTGGTACAATCCAAGCTCCGTAGCTAAACTGAAGCGCGACCTTGAGGTTGGACTTGAGCGTCGCACAGCTATTACTAAAGACTTACTGAGCCGGGAACAGTGGGATCTGTTTCTGACAGCTATTGGTGAAACCCACACCGCACAGCATTACTTCTGGCATCTCAGTCAACCGGATCACCCCCTTTATAAGCAGACAGCTTCTGCTGACCGCGATCCGATGCTCGAATACTTTGAAGCCGTGGACGAGTCTCTGGGAGAGATGTTAGCCGAAGCTCCAGAGAATGCTTACGTAATCGTATTTTCAGCCCACGGTCAGGGTGCCAACTCAGCCGACTTACTGAGTATGGTTGTATTACCCGAATTTCTCTATCGGTTTAGCTTCCCTGGCAAATCCTTGCTGAAGTCGCAAGAGATGGGAATGACACCACCACCGCCACTAACTCCTAAAAATCCCAAAGATAGCTGGTACAAACTGCTCCACAACCTGAAAAATGACCCAGATCCAATGGCAACATTTTTAAGGTCTGTAGAGCCAAAGATTCCCGGTCGCTTCAGACCGTACCTGACCAAATTCTACAAGAAATGGGCCAAACTGACAGGTTCTCCCCAAACAGAATTGTTTAGCTGGCATCCATCCAAGTGGTATCAACCATATTGGCCGCAGATGAAAGCATTTTACATTCCCGGTTTCTCCGATGGCTATATCCGCATCAACCTGCAAGGAAGAGAATCTCAGGGTATTGTTTCCCCTGCTGAATACAATGCTGTCTGCGATGAGTTGATCGAACAGTTGCATCAACTCACCGATGCCAGAACTGGGAAGCCGATCGTTAAAAAAGTTGTCCGTACTCGTCAAAAACCCACAGACAACGATCCCAAACTACCAGATTCAGACCTAGTAGTAGTCTGGGAAGACTTTGCTGTGGACGTGGTAGACAGCCCCAAATACGATCGCATTGGGCCGATCTATTTCAATCGCACCGGCGCTCACCGTCCAAGAGGATTTTGGACTATCAAAGGGCCTGGAATTGAGGCCGGTTCCACCTTGGCCGAAGGACACGCAGTAGATTTAGCTCCCACTATTCTGGAACTCATGGATGCGCCTATTCCCGAATACATGGATGGCAAACCTTTACTGTCTACAAAAGTGTTTGCCTAATTGAATTAAAATCAACCACCAAGAAACCGGGGCTTGTTGAGAAAAATGCGACTCACAAGCCCCTTAAAGAGAAAAATATTGCCCGTCAAGTTGAATTGAAAGAACTCTTGACCTATGAAAACCATCCAAGCAGTTGCTCGTTATTTTCCAGAAAGTTGTGGAGGAATTCATATTCATCTAAGTGAAATTCTTCCAGTGCTAGAAGCTATGGGAGTAGAGAGCAAGATAGCTGCATCTCAAGATGATCCTAAAGAAAACTTTTACACATACAACGGAGTAGAAGTTTATCGGTATCCTGTATCCCCCACGCCAAAACCAGAACCAAATCATGGGCCTTCTCCCCACGGTGGTTTCGAGCATTTCGCTCGTTGGCTAAAAGCGCAAAAAGCAGACATCTACCATCAGCATCAGTGGACTCCCAAGTGCGGTTTGCCTCATCTTCGTTTAGCCAAAGAATTAGGGATGGGGACAGCTGTGTCGGTAAGATTGCCTCAACCGATTTGCCAACGCCAAACCCTAATGCTGGACGGAAAAGAAGCTTGCGACGGCAAGATCGATCCCGTGCGCTGTAGCTATTGTTGCGGTGTTTCGCGAAGCATACCGCCTTCAGTTATCGAAACTTTGAGTCGTATACCCGTGCCTGCAAGCCAAATAGCAGGAGGACTTATGCGGCGTTTGAGTAAAACGCCAGCGCCTATCAGTGCAAGTGCAGATGCTTTCCTTAGCCCTTTTACTACACCTGCTTATGTGGCTGCTCGTCTAGAAGGCTTACAAGAAATGGCGAAATTTGCCGATCGCATTGTTGTTATGTCTGAATGGGTTGGCAAAGCTTTGACGATTAATGGCATACCTAAAGAAAAACTTTTCTTGTTGAGACACGGGATTGCTGAATCTTTTGCCGAGGCTTACAAACAAACAGTTTTGCAGCCCAAAAAGCCAGGAGAACCCCTAAGAGTTGGTTTCTTAGGTCGCTGGGATCAAACTAAGGGAATTCATATCATTGTAGAAGCAGTAAAATCCCTACCGCCTAATGTGCCGATCGAATTAATTATTCATGGCGTTGCTAGCAACGAGGAATATCGAGAACAAGTTCTATCTCGCATTGGTGACGATCCCCGCATCCGAGTTGCCAAACAATTAAAACGCTCAGAATTAGGCTCGGCATTGTCAGGTTTTGATGTCTTGACCGTACCGTCGCAATGGTTAGAAACGGGGCCAGTAGTAGTATTGGAAGGCCATGCTTATCGCGTTCCCGTAGTAGGTTCTAATCTAGGGGGAATTGCTGAAAAAGTGAAGCACGGCGTGGATGGATTGTTAGTGCCTGCCAGCGATGTAAAAGCCTGGGCTGACGCTTTTGCCAAGCTAGCTTTAGAGCCAGATTTTTTGGATAAACTTCGCCAAGGCATTCAGCCTGTTCGGACTATAAGTATGGAGGCGGCAGATTCAGTAACACTCTATCAGAGTATTTTGGCAGAGCAGCCTGAATCAGCAGCTTACGAGCTTTCTGCAAGTTTACAGTTACAGCCACTTTAGAACAGCAACGGTAGTCAACGTAGCCAGGTAGTTTTTTATTATCGACCCCAGTCAAGGTGCAACATTATGAATACTAAACAGTCTCCATCTACTTCACGACGTTTCTACTGGAAAGAACCTTTAATCACCACATTAGTGGGCTGGATACCGCTCAAACCAGGTAGAGTATTACGAAGTTTTTTATACCGTTTAATTTTGGGGCGGCTAGGTAATTCGGTACAAATTGAACCCGGCGTTGAATTTGTTAATGCCGATTGTGTCGAAATTGGCAATGGGACTAAGATCGATCGCTACGTTCGTCTAAGAAATGTGGGACGAGATAGCAAAATTTGCGTTGGCAATTGGGTCCGCCTCAATCGTGCCGCTGATATCAAACTTCATTCGGGTGGCAGCGGTTATATCGAGATTGGCGATTACACATCTATTGGCCCCTATACCTGTATGACGGGTCGCCATATCAAAATTGGTAAGTACTGTCTGATTGCTCCGCACGTAGGAATTTTTGCCAACAATCATGTTTTCACCGATCCAACAGTGCCGATCGTACAGCAAGGACACACCTATAAGGGAATTGTGATTGAGGATGATTGTTGGCTGGGGAGTGGTGTAAAAGTACTAGATGGGGTCACAATTGGTCGGGGCAGTGTGATTGGATCTGGAGCAGTCGTAAATAAAGATATTCCTCCTTATTCAATTGCGGTTGGTGTGCCTGCTAAGGTGATCTCTAAGCGAGATGGAGCTCCTAGCAACTCCGTAAAAAGTGAACCTTGTCAATGCGACAGTATTGATATACAATCCCAGAGAGGCTATCTGGAAAAATTAATCTGATAGAGGTGGCTGGGTGGAGTCTGTAGGACACAGGAAGATCGATCGCATCCCCACCCAGTCCTTCAGTCAGCAACTCACACAACCGATGCTCGCGATGACCTTGGCGTAAATCTTGAGCGTTTGACTATGATAAATTCACTTTTTTCGGCTTTTAGAAAAATAGATAAAAGCTCATCCCAAGATGAGATAAATTCTGTAATCAAACCTCAAAACTTTGAAGAAAAGGTAGTTTGGTATTACATAACTGGAACCTATGTGTTGTACTTGCTGGGGGCGCAGCATATATTAGCTTTTATAATGGCTTGGTTCCTAGCGATATACCTGTGCAAAAAACTCTGGGATCAGACGGACGACACTCCCGTTGAAGAAAAAATTACTATTCCCTTGGGAGTATGGGTATGGATTATTTGTATGTTATTGATGGAAGTAGCTTTAATTGGGAGCCATCTAGATTATAATCTAGATCTTGCTCGTGTGATTAGGTCAACCATTAACTTTTTTATCAGGACATGGGCTCTTTTTGCCTTATTTCCTCTTATTGGTTGCCTCAAGATCCGACCACAATTAATTTACCGAGCTGCCTGTATTCTTTGCCTACAAACTTTAATTTTATTTCCAATTTGCCAGATGGCAAGTATAGTACATTTACCTTCATCCATATATACTTCTCCACTACAGAAAATAGGAGGCGTTGGTGCCGAGTATTACAGGGTATTACTCTACGGTATTGATGGTGAAACTCATAAACCCCGCCTATATTTATTTGCACCTTGGGCTCCCGCATTAGGACTGGTAGGCGATATCTATTTTTTTCTTACCTGTCAAGAATCCAACAAAAAGTGGCGATGGATTGGCATGATTGGTGCTGCTGCAATGGTTGTGGGGGCAGATTCACGGTTAGGTACATTATGTCTGCTCATTCTTCCATTCCTAATATTGCTTTTAGTGAACTTTAGTCGCCCCAGCGTACAAATCGGCACAGGAGTAGTTAGTTTCTTATCCGGTCTTTTCGGTCTTCAGATAATCACTTGGGTTAAAGACTTCAAAACACAATTCGACGGTCAACGAGCTGGATCTTCACAAGTTAGAGATATCTTGGGTCGCATCGCTTTGTACCGTTGGTGGACAGAAGCACCCATCTGGGGTCATGGGCTTGTTGAGCCGAAAGGTCCCCCAGTTACGACCCGCAAGCCAATTGGCTCTCACCATACCTGGTTTGGTCTTCTGTTCACTAGCGGGGTAGTAGGTTTTATCGCATTTGCAGTTCCCTTGTTCTGGAGTTTTATAGAGCTTCTTATCAAAGCCCAGAAAAACAAAACCGCCCAGGTAGGGTTAGGTGTAGTTTTAGTTTTATTCTTCTTCTCTTTTGCTGAAAATTTAGAGGCTCTGATCTACATCTATTGGCCTGGTTTGGTGATAATGGGCATTGCCTTTAAAGAAAAATTTCCCAAAAATATCCTCTTCTAAATATCCAGCAATCAAAAAAATAGCCCCATTTCCTTTATATGGGTCTTTCGGAATTATTATGCTAATGTTTACAATGAACATTTTGTAGGGGCACGGCATCATCAATATGTTGGTCGTACCAAGATTTTAATTAGCTGTGCTACTACAACAGCATATTTGATCCGAAAGAACCCTTTATATAAACTTTATAATTAAGTAAAGTAATCACGTTAATTTAAAGATTAAGTAAAGTTATATTATAACCGCTTGCGGTGTTTATACGTATTGATTAATATGGTTCATAAGTTACGCCATTGCTTTAGTTTTACCATCGTTATTTACCGCTAACATTCACTAAACGTTGCCATTCAAAAAATAATTCAACAGTATCGAGGGGAGTATCTATGCCAGTTATATCTGTTATCATTCCTGCTTACAATGCTGAGAAAACGATCTTAGAAACAATCCAATCCCTACAAAAACAAACTTTCACAGATTTTGAAATAATTGTCATTAATGACGGTTCGACTGACGGAACGGTGGAACTACTCAATGCAATTGAAGATTCACGAGTTAAGGTTTTTTCTTATGAAAACGGTGGACTACCAGTAGCTCGCAACCGTGGAATCGATCGCGCTACGGGAGAGTATATTACCTTCGTCGATGCAGATGACTTGTGGACACCAGATAAATTAGAGCTACAGTTAACAGCTTTGCGGCAACATCCCGAAGCAGGAATTGCTTATAGCTGGACTGCTTTTATAAACGAAAACAGTGAATTTTTATATGCGTGGGAACCACTATATTATGAGGGTAATGTTTACCCTAAATTATTAATCAGAAACTTTATTTCCAGCGGCTCAAATATTATGGGTCGTAGGGAATTTATTGAAGCAGCAGGCAGGTTCGATCCTACCCTTAAATCTGCTGAAGATTGGGACTATTACATAAGGCTAGCGGCTCTGTGTCCTTTTGTTTTGGTTCCTAAATATCAAATTCTTTACCGTCGCTCCTCACAATCAATGACATCCAAAGTGGATGTGATGGAAAAATATGGTCTCACGGTAATTGAAAGAGCATTTCAAGAAGCGCCACCAGAGCTACAATTTCTTAAAAATCAGAGCCTAGCTTATCAGTATCGATTCCTGACGCAGCTATCCATAGCTCACGTCCTCGACGATAAAGGGGTTAGGCAGGCTATTCAAAAACTACAAAAGGCAATCCAGTGTTATCCAAAGATTTTGCTTGACCGCCAGACTATGCGTTTAGTATTGAAATTAGGATTGATGCGACTACTTCCCTATAAGTTGTCGAGCAACTTTACGCAATTTATTGGTAAAATATTTCCAGCTTCTTCGACGAAAAATTTAAGGTTAGGCAATCAAGACGTAATATAGTCTTTGTAGCAAGTAGAACCGACTCTTAGGACAGTTTTGTTACGGCCAGCATACTATTCAAGGTGCAACTGTGAACTTAAACAAAAGGTTGGCTAAACCGATCGCTAAGCTCAAAAGTAAGCTTAATAGCGATTTTATTCGCAATCTTGGCTGGTTGGGCGGTGCAGAATTAATTAATCGCGTCTTTCGCTTACTAACAACTGTCATTTTGGCTCGCTGTTTAACCCCTTATGACTATGGGTTAGTAGCTCTGGTTTTGACAGTTTATGAATTTACACAAGTATTAACTAGAATCGGTATTGCCGGTAAGGTAATCCAGGCTGATAAAGAAAAACTCGAATCCATATGCAACGGTGCATACTGGTTAAATTGGGTAGTTTGTTTTGGTGTATTTGTTATTCAGTGCGTAGCTGCTTTTCCGGTAGCTTGGTTTTATCATGACAATCGACTTATTATGCCAATTTGTCTGATGGGAACTGTTTATTTGATTACGCCCATAGGCAGGATACAAGCCGCACTTATACAGAGAGAAAATAGACTCAAAATTACAGCAATTAGTGGCACTGTTCAACTTGCAGTCGGGAATATTTTAACGGCAGTATTTGCGCTTTTAGGCATGGGAATGTGGGCAATTATACTGCCAAGAATTATCGCTGCTCCTCTTGACGCGATCGTATGTATATATAATCATCCTTGGCGTCGAACTAAAGGCTTTACTACAGAGCGATGGTGGGAAATTTTTAAGTTTGGTGTCAATTTTATTGGGATTGGAATGTTAGCAACTTTGAGAAACAATTTGGATTATTTAATAGTTGGTCGTTTTTTAGGAGTTAAGGAACTGGGAATATATTTCTTTGCGTTCAATGCAGGTTTAGGAATTAGTTTAAGCGTCATCCAATCTATTACCGTAGCATTGTATCCTCACTTATGTGCAGTACGCTCAAATTGGGTAGAATTCAAGAAACGGTATTTTAGCGGTCTCAAAACAATTGGCTCGATTATTATACCCTTGGTTTTGTTGCAATCTAGCTTGGCTCCGTTATACGTGCCAATTGTTTTTGGTCAAAAATGGATAGTGGCAATTCCAATCCTAATTTTGATTTGCTTATCAGCAATACCTCGTCCTTTTTTCCTGGCTGCTACTAACCTTTTGGCAGCGATCGACAAGCCTAACTTAAGCTTACAGGGAAATCTGTTATTTACTGTAATTTTTGCTATTGGACTGCTCATCGGAGTGCGTTGGCAAGCGATCGGGGTTGCTATATCTGTTTTAGTAACTCATATGCTTGTGCTGCCTTTGATTACAATTTGGGCTACTCGATACGTCTTTGGTTCAAATAGAGGTGAACCAGTTAAAGAGATTAACTGATCTGTTACTTTTTGAGAAGGGTGGATATTTATGCAAAAGGTTTCTGTCGTTATTCCGGTCTATGGAGTCGAAAAGTATATAGCGGCTACAGTACAGTCGGTTCTGGAGCAAACTTATAAAAACTTTGAACTCCTGCTAATTGATGATGGTTCTCCCGATCGCAGCGTAGAAATTTGTCAGCAATTCACCGACCCCAGGATTAAAATGATTCGTCAGCAGAATCGAGGAGTATCAGCCGCTAGAAATACTGGCATTCGCCACGCTCAAGGCAAGTATGTGGCCTTTCTAGATGGGGATGACCTCTGGTTACCGGAAAAACTAGAAAAGCACGTTGCTCATCTAGAAAATTCACCAAACGTAGGAATTAGCTTTAGCCGCTCTGCTTTCATTGATGAAACAGACAAGCCTTTAAATCTCTACCAAATGCCTAAACTTAAGGAGATTACTCCGGCTCAGATATTCTGCCGGAATCCGATTGGTAATGGTTCTGCTCCGGTGATTCGGCAAGAGGTTTTTGAAGCAATTAAGTTTCAAAATAATGCTTCAAGTGCAGAGCAATGTTATTTTGATGAGCAATTGCGCCATTTTGAAGATGTGGAATGCTGGCTGCGGATTGCTCTTAAAACTAACTGGCAAGTAGAGGGAATTCCTGAAGCTCTAACACTATACAGAGTAAATTTGCAGGGAGCTTCAACTAACGTAAATAAGCAGTTGGAAGATTTGGAAAAGGTAATTGAAAAAACCCGCTCCTACGCTCCGGAACTGGTAAATCAGTGTGCAAATCGAGCTAGAGCTTACGAGTTGCGGTTTTTAGCTCGGAGGGTTGTCAGTCTGCGAGACGGCGCTTCGGCTGTGAAATTTGCTCATCGTGCCTTAGCTACTTACTGGCGCATTGTTTTAGAGGAACCGCGCCGTACATTTTTGACTTTGGCAGCTGCTTATTCTCTGTGGCTTTTACCCCAGTCTTTGTACCGCCAACTTGAGGATATTGCTTTAAAGATTACGGGCGCTGCTCAAAAGCGTCGTATTCTTCAAGATCAGCCAAGATAAGTTAAATCAGAATTTGACTCCCAGCTAAAGATGAGACTGTAACGGCAACCGAGTTGGTAACTAGCATGAAAAAAGTGTCTGTCATTGTTCCGACTTACAAAGTAGAAAAATATATCGCTGCTGCGGTACAGTCGGTTTTAGAGCAAACTTATCAAAATTTTGAAGTGCTGATTATTGATGATGAGTCTCCCGATCGCAGCGTCGAAATTTGTCAGCAATTAACAGATTCCAGAATTAGAATCATTCGGCAAAAAAATCGCGGACTGGCTGGGGCTAGAAATACTGGTATTCGTCACGCTCAAGGTGAATATTTAGCATTTCTAGATGGGGACGATGTTTGGTTACCAGAAATGCTGGAAAAGAATGTCGCTCATCTTGACAATTCGCAAGATGTGGGTGTTAGCTTTAACCGTTCTGCTTTTATGGATGAAGCGGGAAAAGATTTAGGCACTTATACGATGCCCCAACTCACAGATATTGACGTGCCTTGTTTACTTCGCGGTAGTCCAATTGGGAATGGTTCGGCGGCGGTGATTCGGCGGGATGTGTTTGAAGCAATTCGATTTGAAGATAATCTTTACGGTACTGTAGAGGATTTTTATTTCGACGATCGCTTTCGCCAGTCAGAAGATATAGAATGTTGGCTACGTATCGCGATCCAGACATCTTGGAAAATTGAGGGAATTCCCGACGTTATGACTCTCTACCGGGTAAATTCCGGAGGTCTTTCAGCTAATTTTGTCAAACAGTTCGAGTCTTGGGAAAAGGTATTTGAAAAGACTCGCTCGTATGCTCCAGAACTGGTTGCTAAGTGGGAAAATATGGCTAGAGCATACCAGCTACGTTATTTAGCCAGAAGTGCTGTGCGTATGCAGGCAGGTGAAGCATCTGTACAACTGATTAATCGAGCTTTGTCTACCTACTGGCGCATCTTGCTGGAAGAACCAAAACGGACTATTTTTACCTGGGTATCGGCTTATTTGCTTTGGCTTTTGCCCCAATCTGTTTATTCCCAAATTGATACTTTCGCCTCTAAAATGAGAGGAAGTACTCAAAAACGCCAGATTCTACAAGAGCAGTCTGGTCAGTCGGTATGAACCGCCTAAATCGTATAGTTCTAATTGCTATTATTTCCCTGCTTGCTGTTATAGCATTTCAGCAAATCAAAAGTGTCAGCGTCATTAACTCTGCCTTTGAACGGGCAGAGTTAGCTATTTTTGATATTCAGAAAACAACTGCATCGACCGGGTGGAATAATGTATCCCTGGGAGGAGGTGGCTATGTTACGGGTATCTACCTCCATCCTTTACAAAAAGACCTTGTTTATATCAAAACCGATGTCGGTGGTTTCTATCGTTGGAATCCACGAGAGCAAAGCTGGGTTCCGATAACTGACCATTTTCCGCTTTCCCAACGCCGTTACTATGGGGGAGAAGCACTAGCTTTCGATCCGAAAGATCCGAAGATTGTTTATATTGCGGCAGGTTCCTACGTTTGGGATCGGCCTGGAACAATTTTTAAGTCAACTAATCAAGGTGCAACTTGGACTAAGTTAAACCTTGACTTGCCAATGGGAGGCAACCAAAATAAACGATGGATGGGAGAAAGATTAGTTGTCAATCCGTTTAATTCAAATCTGATTTTCTTCGGCTCGCGGCAAGATGGACTGTGGAAGTCATCAAACGCTGGTAGAAGTTGGACTAAAGTTAATTCTTTTCCCGGAACAGCTAAAAAGGATATTGGAATTACAGCGGTTTTGTTCGATAGACAGGTGTCTGGCTTAGTTTATGCGATCGCCTATGGAGATGGGATATATAAATCCACCGATACGGGTGTCACCTGGAGCAAAGTAGAGGGAAGTCCGCAGTGGCCGAGGCGTATGGCTACAAGCCGCAACGGTACGCTGTACGCGACGAGTGCTAAGGGACCAGGGGTCAGCAAGTATGCAAACGGGGTTTGGAGCAACATCACGCCGAACAACTCTCAAGCCGTTTTTAATGCGTTGAGTGTCAACCCAGCGAATCCCGATGAGTTAGTAGTTGCGCTGGGAGAAACGCCATCTACGAAAATCTACCAATCTTTGGATGGGGGAAGTACGTGGACGCAGATGAAACGCTCCATGAACAACACCGTTCCTTGGTGGACGAAGATTATGCGATCGCAGGCGTGGATATCTGCGATCGAGTTTGACCCGAAAGTTGCAGGCAGGATTTGGCTGACGGACTGGTACGGGATATGGCGCACAGACGATATCAAGGCAAATCCAGTCGTCTGGACTAACTATCAAAAAGGACATGAAGAAATAGTCACATTTGCTTTAGTTTCACCTCCAAAGGGGCCACTGTTACTGAGCGGTATGGCCGATGTAGACGGTTTTTACCATAACAATGGATTGGATGCCTACCCGTCCAAAACATTCAGCGACAACGGGCCTGATTTTCAAGATACTTACAGCATTGCCTACAACGATCGCGATCCATCGCGAATAGTGCGTGTCGGCGGTAAACGGTGGAACAATACTTATTCTGGAGCAACTTCGGCTGACGGCGGTCTGACGTGGCAGAAGTTTGCGTCATTTCCAGCGAACAAAATGCCGATGCGGGTAGCCATGTCGGCAACAAACCCAAATGTCTTCGTTGTGAGTATCAGTAGCGGTCAGGCTGTACGTACAGACGATGGGGGTGCCACTTGGAGCGATGTGTCAGGCTTGCCTAAAGGCCCCAAAGGCCCGTGGAACTGGTCTCAGTCGCTGGCGGCGGACACAGTGGATGGCAACACATTTTATTACTATGCGGGTGGGAAAGTTTATCGCAGTACTGATGGAGGAGTTTCTTTTGAAACTGTGAATGCCTCACTTCCCCGTGAGAGTTGGCACTCGCTCAAAACTGTGTCGGGAGTCAAAGGTGAAGTTTGGCTGAGTCTGGATACGAAGGGACTTCACCGCTCTACAGATGGTGGTAAGACGTTCTCCCAAATTGCTGGGGTAGAGAGAGCTTACCTGTTTGCGTTTGGGAAACCGCAGCGGGGAAGCAAGATTCCTGCACTGTATCTGTATGGGAAAATTGCCGGTATAGGTGAGGGAATTTTCCGTTCTCTAGACCGAGGAAGGACATGGACAAGTATAGGCGATCGCTCCAAGCCGATCGGTAATAACCCCCAAGTGATGGAAGCCAGCAAACAGGAGTTCGGATTGGTTTTCATTGGCACTGGTGGGAGGGGAATTTATTACCGAGCTTTGTAGTAGAAGTAGACGAGGAAATAAATAGCGATCGCGCCTCATCCTTTAAGCTTTTCCACCTTGCTAACGTTTTCCTTCGCCCTCTTTTTCTAAAAACTCTTTAATCCTCTGCTTATAAAACTTCTGATACTCAGCAAAGTTATCTTTCTCGACCCTAATGCCAAAATTTGACGGTTTTCCTTGAATAATCTTACTAACATTATCCTGAATTTCTGGATAATAATGGCTACCATCGTATGTGTTTTTAGCCTCTGTTGTCACGGCTGAAGGCACTGAAAAATCATACATCACGTCATAAATTTTAGAGAGTTGATGGATCGAACTCAAGTAACAATCTATCAACCCACGAGAATAAACTTCATTAGCTACATTCCAAGCTGACACAGGAGGAACATATCCAATAAACTCAGCATTAGGAAATACCTGTCTCAATTGCTCATATACTTTCACCTTAGAAGCATCACAAATACCCGGTTTTTGGCGATCGTAAAATTCCGGCTCAAATGTTGGGGGATTTTCAACAACCTCACTCTCGAAATTTTTATTATTATAATATCTTGGATCTGGAGACATTCCCAGCATTGTTCTAGCCGAAAACAACAAAACCTCTAATGAGAAGTAAGCCTGATATACAGGTTGAGGATCTATTTTTCCAACCCCTGAAATTGGAGGAGTTAATTTATCAAAGTTGAAGGAATCCACCCCCACATAAACTTTTTTAGGATTGAGCCCTTTTGACTTGGCGTATTTGGCATACTCTACAAACTCTTCAATTCTTCCTGCACTGAATGAATAATTAAAACAACGATGATCTTTGAATGAAGAAGCTCTCAATAGAGTTACTCTAGAGCTACCCAAGATTAAGCAATCATAGTTTTGAGCTTTGCTCTGCAATAAAAAGTTTGTTTTTGAAACGCGCTCGTTAAATGAAAAGTTTCTTCCAGTCAGACGATTTCCTTTTCCATACCAAAGCGGATCGATCGTCCAGTTAATTAATCCTGCAAACAATAAGATTATAGCTGACAACGGCAAATATGTTATTAAGTAATTTTTGTACATTTCTGCAATTCCCGATCTAATGTTTACAAAAAAAACTGATGTCACAGCAAAAGTGTTAAATTACCCCATTAACTAAAACTATCATTGTGACTGT harbors:
- a CDS encoding alkaline phosphatase family protein — its product is MKNSVIAIGLDSADPVLLEKWMSEGHLKNLARLRQQGAYGRLVNMEYYKGESAWTNFLTGCLPHKTGYWSKFDFNPKTYQTKTLGEHGAYDFNEYAPFYAVGDKYRVAVFDMPQTTISDRVNGIQALAWGAHAPMIDRASEPKGLLSELIEKYGDHPADTFHHNDRSDWYNPSSVAKLKRDLEVGLERRTAITKDLLSREQWDLFLTAIGETHTAQHYFWHLSQPDHPLYKQTASADRDPMLEYFEAVDESLGEMLAEAPENAYVIVFSAHGQGANSADLLSMVVLPEFLYRFSFPGKSLLKSQEMGMTPPPPLTPKNPKDSWYKLLHNLKNDPDPMATFLRSVEPKIPGRFRPYLTKFYKKWAKLTGSPQTELFSWHPSKWYQPYWPQMKAFYIPGFSDGYIRINLQGRESQGIVSPAEYNAVCDELIEQLHQLTDARTGKPIVKKVVRTRQKPTDNDPKLPDSDLVVVWEDFAVDVVDSPKYDRIGPIYFNRTGAHRPRGFWTIKGPGIEAGSTLAEGHAVDLAPTILELMDAPIPEYMDGKPLLSTKVFA
- a CDS encoding glycosyltransferase, which translates into the protein MKTIQAVARYFPESCGGIHIHLSEILPVLEAMGVESKIAASQDDPKENFYTYNGVEVYRYPVSPTPKPEPNHGPSPHGGFEHFARWLKAQKADIYHQHQWTPKCGLPHLRLAKELGMGTAVSVRLPQPICQRQTLMLDGKEACDGKIDPVRCSYCCGVSRSIPPSVIETLSRIPVPASQIAGGLMRRLSKTPAPISASADAFLSPFTTPAYVAARLEGLQEMAKFADRIVVMSEWVGKALTINGIPKEKLFLLRHGIAESFAEAYKQTVLQPKKPGEPLRVGFLGRWDQTKGIHIIVEAVKSLPPNVPIELIIHGVASNEEYREQVLSRIGDDPRIRVAKQLKRSELGSALSGFDVLTVPSQWLETGPVVVLEGHAYRVPVVGSNLGGIAEKVKHGVDGLLVPASDVKAWADAFAKLALEPDFLDKLRQGIQPVRTISMEAADSVTLYQSILAEQPESAAYELSASLQLQPL
- a CDS encoding acyltransferase — its product is MNTKQSPSTSRRFYWKEPLITTLVGWIPLKPGRVLRSFLYRLILGRLGNSVQIEPGVEFVNADCVEIGNGTKIDRYVRLRNVGRDSKICVGNWVRLNRAADIKLHSGGSGYIEIGDYTSIGPYTCMTGRHIKIGKYCLIAPHVGIFANNHVFTDPTVPIVQQGHTYKGIVIEDDCWLGSGVKVLDGVTIGRGSVIGSGAVVNKDIPPYSIAVGVPAKVISKRDGAPSNSVKSEPCQCDSIDIQSQRGYLEKLI
- a CDS encoding O-antigen ligase family protein → MINSLFSAFRKIDKSSSQDEINSVIKPQNFEEKVVWYYITGTYVLYLLGAQHILAFIMAWFLAIYLCKKLWDQTDDTPVEEKITIPLGVWVWIICMLLMEVALIGSHLDYNLDLARVIRSTINFFIRTWALFALFPLIGCLKIRPQLIYRAACILCLQTLILFPICQMASIVHLPSSIYTSPLQKIGGVGAEYYRVLLYGIDGETHKPRLYLFAPWAPALGLVGDIYFFLTCQESNKKWRWIGMIGAAAMVVGADSRLGTLCLLILPFLILLLVNFSRPSVQIGTGVVSFLSGLFGLQIITWVKDFKTQFDGQRAGSSQVRDILGRIALYRWWTEAPIWGHGLVEPKGPPVTTRKPIGSHHTWFGLLFTSGVVGFIAFAVPLFWSFIELLIKAQKNKTAQVGLGVVLVLFFFSFAENLEALIYIYWPGLVIMGIAFKEKFPKNILF
- a CDS encoding glycosyltransferase family 2 protein, which translates into the protein MPVISVIIPAYNAEKTILETIQSLQKQTFTDFEIIVINDGSTDGTVELLNAIEDSRVKVFSYENGGLPVARNRGIDRATGEYITFVDADDLWTPDKLELQLTALRQHPEAGIAYSWTAFINENSEFLYAWEPLYYEGNVYPKLLIRNFISSGSNIMGRREFIEAAGRFDPTLKSAEDWDYYIRLAALCPFVLVPKYQILYRRSSQSMTSKVDVMEKYGLTVIERAFQEAPPELQFLKNQSLAYQYRFLTQLSIAHVLDDKGVRQAIQKLQKAIQCYPKILLDRQTMRLVLKLGLMRLLPYKLSSNFTQFIGKIFPASSTKNLRLGNQDVI
- a CDS encoding lipopolysaccharide biosynthesis protein, which produces MNLNKRLAKPIAKLKSKLNSDFIRNLGWLGGAELINRVFRLLTTVILARCLTPYDYGLVALVLTVYEFTQVLTRIGIAGKVIQADKEKLESICNGAYWLNWVVCFGVFVIQCVAAFPVAWFYHDNRLIMPICLMGTVYLITPIGRIQAALIQRENRLKITAISGTVQLAVGNILTAVFALLGMGMWAIILPRIIAAPLDAIVCIYNHPWRRTKGFTTERWWEIFKFGVNFIGIGMLATLRNNLDYLIVGRFLGVKELGIYFFAFNAGLGISLSVIQSITVALYPHLCAVRSNWVEFKKRYFSGLKTIGSIIIPLVLLQSSLAPLYVPIVFGQKWIVAIPILILICLSAIPRPFFLAATNLLAAIDKPNLSLQGNLLFTVIFAIGLLIGVRWQAIGVAISVLVTHMLVLPLITIWATRYVFGSNRGEPVKEIN